AACGTCTAAAAGATAAAGGCTTTTCTGTACCTGATAATATCAATGAGGATGATAAGGTAAGAGTGCGTATACAGAAGGAAGTGGATAAGGTCAACAGGGAGCTCTCACCCTGGGAAACGGTAAAGAAATTTGTTCTGCTGGATAAACCATTTTCAATTGATTCAGGGGAGCTGACACCTACCTTGAAAGTCAAGCGTTCGGTCGTAAAAGAACGCTACCAGGAACAGATTGATTCTATGTATGAAGAGGAATAGTAAAACGCAATAAGCTGAATTTATAATAGCCACTGATTTACACAGATTTTTTATAAGTGGTAAATGCATCATTTGATAAATTTTGGTATTTGGTTGACCTAGACAAATAACCAAAGTCTGTGTTATCTGTGGCCCAAAAAAGAGTTTTATGTCAAAGAATCCATATTCTATTCGCAAGGTTGCTGTATTGGGATCAGGAACGATGGGGAGCCAGATTGCTGCTCACTGTGTCAATGCAGGTCTTGAGGTGACACTTTTGGATCTTAAGAACGACGGTGACAAGCCAAACAAAACCGTCGAGGAGAACATCAAGAAACTGACCAAGATGAATCCCGATCCTCTGGGACTGCCGGAATATGCCCATCGCATTAAACCGGGTAACTTTGAAGATGATCTGGAGGATGCCGTAGCGAATGCCGACTGGGTTTGTGAAGCCATCATTGAAAAAATGGACATCAAGAAAAATATGATGTCCCGTATTCAGGAGTCTATGAATAAGGGTACCATCATCAGTTCCAATACTTCCGGCTTGCCCATCGGAGATATCGGGGAAGATTGCAGCGAAGAGTTTCAGAGACATTTTTTAGGGACCCACTTCTTTAATCCTCCAAGATATATGAAGCTGTTAGAGGTTATACCTACCGATAAGACCTCAGCTGAAGTAGTAGACTTCATGTCCCGTTTTTGTGAAAAAACATTGGGCAAGGGAGTCGTAAAGTGTAAAGACACTCCAAACTTCATTGCCAATCGCATCGGTATCTTCTCCATGGCGAGTATTATGCCTTATTTCTTTGATGGAAGTTTCAGGGCGGAAGAGATCGATTTTCTGACCGGAACACTGACCGGATATTCCAAGGCGGCAACATTTCGCACGGCCGATATGTCCGGATTGGATGTCATCAGTCACGTAGCCTCAAACCTCTATCCTGCCATTCCTGGCGATGAACGCCGGGAAGTATTCAAACTTCCGGAGGCTTTTCAGAAGATGGTAAAGCAAGGGAAGCATGGTAATAAGGCGGGTGAAGGCTTCTACAAGAAAGTACAGACCGAATCAGGTAAAGAATATAAAGTTATCGATCCGGCAAGCTTTGACTATGAGTCGCAAATAGAACCGGAATTCGAAAGTGCAAAAAAAGCTAAAAAGGAACATCGCACTTCGGGAGGACGCTTGAAATATATGGTCCATCAGGATGACAAAGCAGGCCGTTTTCTATGGGACATTCATTGTGACCTTCTGCTATATTCGGCTAATCGCATACCGGAGATAACTGACTCTTTGGAATCCATTGATCGCGCGATGAAGTGGGGATTCAATTGGGAGTTGGGACCCTTTGAGCGTTGGGATGCTATTGGTGTGCAGGAATCTGTGAAACGCATGCAGGAAGAAGGCAGAGACGTACCCAAACCAGTTCTGGAGATGCTGGATTCGGGTAGAAAACAGTTCTATGATAAAGATAAAGGTACAGTCTTTAACCTGGCTACCGGCGAAGTAGAATCCCTAAGTCCTCCTGCCCATGGTGCCGTTACGGTATCCTCACTAAAAGCAGAAGGCAAAGAAGTTATGGGCAATGACAGCGCCGGTCTTTATGATCTGGGTGACGGAGTGGCTCTATTTGAGTTCAGAACCAAACAGTATACCCTGGGCTTTGAGCTTGTGCAGACCCT
This is a stretch of genomic DNA from Halalkalibaculum roseum. It encodes these proteins:
- a CDS encoding 3-hydroxyacyl-CoA dehydrogenase/enoyl-CoA hydratase family protein gives rise to the protein MSKNPYSIRKVAVLGSGTMGSQIAAHCVNAGLEVTLLDLKNDGDKPNKTVEENIKKLTKMNPDPLGLPEYAHRIKPGNFEDDLEDAVANADWVCEAIIEKMDIKKNMMSRIQESMNKGTIISSNTSGLPIGDIGEDCSEEFQRHFLGTHFFNPPRYMKLLEVIPTDKTSAEVVDFMSRFCEKTLGKGVVKCKDTPNFIANRIGIFSMASIMPYFFDGSFRAEEIDFLTGTLTGYSKAATFRTADMSGLDVISHVASNLYPAIPGDERREVFKLPEAFQKMVKQGKHGNKAGEGFYKKVQTESGKEYKVIDPASFDYESQIEPEFESAKKAKKEHRTSGGRLKYMVHQDDKAGRFLWDIHCDLLLYSANRIPEITDSLESIDRAMKWGFNWELGPFERWDAIGVQESVKRMQEEGRDVPKPVLEMLDSGRKQFYDKDKGTVFNLATGEVESLSPPAHGAVTVSSLKAEGKEVMGNDSAGLYDLGDGVALFEFRTKQYTLGFELVQTLQEACEKVKQDFDALVISHDGDNFSYGANLMEAMGAWQQGQKDQVKQAAKNFQDTAVGLRYQPFPVVVAPFGRALGGGVEFMLHADKVVAHHELYAGLVEVGVGLIPAGGGTKEMLKRTMDSLVEDEQVDPIPNIKEIFKTIGMAKVSESAQKARNLGYLRDSDVIVMNRDLLIAAAKEEARTLAVVGYQPPARPDIKVMGNKGLSSLKLMLYIMHEAEFITDYDKVVAGKVAWVMSGGELSEPQDVPEEYLLKLEREVFMELLEDERTQARIEHMLKKGKPLRN